In Bacillus cytotoxicus NVH 391-98, the following are encoded in one genomic region:
- a CDS encoding GNAT family N-acetyltransferase — MGNSATFESFFVKEPRKEQLFSLFEEVFGVSEKMLQDFDARGFWDHTYKPVSFVHEEKVIANVSSFTLPLLVNGNVVNAVGIQSVMTHPEYRQRGLMKQLFSKVLEQIDRQYDCAILFTENPEFYEYFGFQVLKEYLMTLSYESGEKTDSSLRKLNFYHEEDIQFIKEKIEESQTLSNMFSTLNYKSSFYFNMYEDKWNDKLYYSEKLDAIIVYEVEKKTLKLFGVFAPVFPILDEICSEIPERFTEIEFYFHPDELGIEDVTYQEFHSGKYLMVRSNHNIQFNRCKFPILTEF; from the coding sequence TATTCGAGGAAGTATTTGGTGTTTCTGAGAAAATGTTGCAAGATTTCGATGCGAGAGGATTTTGGGATCATACATATAAACCAGTTTCGTTTGTTCATGAAGAAAAAGTAATTGCGAATGTTTCTAGTTTTACACTTCCATTACTTGTGAATGGAAATGTTGTGAATGCAGTGGGGATTCAGTCGGTTATGACGCATCCTGAGTATCGGCAGAGAGGTTTGATGAAGCAACTTTTTTCTAAAGTATTAGAACAAATTGATAGACAGTACGACTGTGCAATCTTATTCACAGAGAATCCGGAATTCTATGAGTATTTTGGATTTCAAGTTTTAAAAGAATATCTAATGACATTATCATATGAAAGTGGTGAGAAGACAGATTCATCACTCCGAAAATTGAATTTTTATCATGAAGAAGATATTCAGTTCATAAAAGAAAAGATAGAGGAGAGTCAGACGCTTTCTAATATGTTTTCAACCTTAAACTATAAATCTTCTTTTTATTTCAATATGTATGAGGACAAATGGAACGATAAGCTCTACTATTCAGAAAAATTAGACGCAATAATCGTGTATGAAGTAGAGAAGAAAACATTAAAACTATTCGGTGTGTTTGCACCAGTTTTCCCAATTTTAGATGAAATATGTAGTGAAATTCCTGAAAGATTTACAGAAATTGAATTTTATTTTCATCCAGATGAACTAGGGATTGAAGACGTAACATATCAAGAATTTCACTCCGGTAAGTATTTAATGGTTCGAAGTAATCATAACATCCAGTTCAATCGATGTAAATTTCCAATTTTAACTGAGTTTTAA